The window TGTCCAGGTCGCTGCCTTGCGGCGATTCAGGCGGCGTCAGCATCAGGTTCAAGACAGCACCCGCGAAGTGACGGCCAGACAATAGGAGGCGGACAGCCCGCCAGCGCTGCTTTTCATGGATCGACCTTGGAAACGGGAAGATGCGAAGGGCAACGGCCGGGAGCCCCTTCGCACGCCGCTGCAGATAATTGCGCAATATTAATGATAAATATTCTCATACGCAAAAGACGCCGACGAATATCCCCTCCACCACGGCTCGGGGTGGATTGCCGAATGCCATGATCGGGCCATACAATGCGAACAATTCTTGTTCTCTTACGCATTCATGTCAGTTGCCGGAGTGCTAACGGTGCCCCACGCGCATACCGTCGAAGTCCTTTACCACGCCCACCATGGCTGGCTCACCGGCTGGTTGCGGCGTCGGCTCGGTTGCCCGGAAAACGCCGCGGACCTGGCCCAGGACACCTTCATCAAGCTCCTGGCGGCGCGAGAAACACCGCAGTTGGTCGAACCCCGCGCGTTCCTGACCACCATCGCCAAGCGCGTGCTGTTCAACCATTACCGGCGCCAGGACCTGGAACGTGCCTACCTGGAAACCCTCGCGCAGTTCCCGCAAATGCTCGCGCCGTCCGAGGAAGAGAAAGCGATCATCCTGCAGACCCTGGTGGAGCTGGACCAATTGCTCGACGGGCTGCCACGCCTGGTGAAACGCGCGTTCCTGCTCTCCCAGATCGACGGCCTGAGCCAGGGTGCCATCGCCCTTGAGCTGGGCATCTCGATCGCCACCGTCAAGCGTCACCTGACCAAGGCAGCGATGCGCTGTTACTTCGCCCTGTGAGGTCGTCGATGCCGGGGGCGGCGAACTTTTCCAACCAGGTCGCCGAGCAGGCGGTGCACTGGCTGATGGAAGTCCAGGACGGCCCACTCGATCCGCGCCGGCAGCAGGCACTGCAGCAATGGTTGGCCGACCATGGTGAACACCAGCGGGCGTGGGAGCATATCCAGAGGGTTAATCAACGGCTGCGCGGGCTCTCCTCGCCACTGGCCCATGCCGCACTGAACGCACCGCGCAGCCACGGCCGGCGACAGGCATTCAAACTGCTGCTGTTGCTCGGTACCGGTTCGGCACTGGGCTGGGGTTTTCGCGAACACAACCCGCTCACGCCATTGCTGGCCGACTACCGCACCTCGGTCGGCCAACGCCGCCAGGTGCAACTGGCCGATGGCAGTCAACTGCAGCTCAACACCGACAGCGCCGTCGATGTTCGTTTCGATGCCGGGCAACGGCGGGTCCGCCTGCTCGAGGGGCAGGTCCTGCTGACTGCAACGGCGGACAGCCGTCCGTTGCTGCTCACCACGGCCCAGGGTAAGGCCCGCATGCAGCAGGCGCGGATCGACGTCCGGCAGTGGCGCGACCATACGCAACTGGCGGTACTCGACGGCCAGGTCGAACTGCGCCCCGGCGACTGGGGCGGCGCACCGTTGCTGCTGCCGAAGAACCAGCAGGTACGCTTCAACCGCCAGGGCTGGGAAACACCGCAGCCGGTCGAGGCCGGCAACAGCGCCTGGACCGAGGGCATGCTGGTGGCTGCGCACATGCGCCTGGAGGATTTTCTCGACGAACTGGGCCGCTATCGTCGCGGGCAACTGCACTGTGATCCACGGGTCGCCAACCTGCTGATCTCCGGCAGTTACCCACTGGACGACAGCGAACGCATTCTCGACCTGCTGGAAATCAGCCTGCCCATACGGGTAAGGCGCTTCACCCGCTATTGGCTGAGCATCGAGGCACGGGCCTGAGGCGGCCATGAAAAAAATCGAAAAAGAGTGAGCCGTTTTCCCAGTGTCGCGTGACAGAGAAGGAAAGCCACCTTGACTCACCTTCTCAGGATCACCGCATGCCCTCTCAAGCGTCCCGTCTTACACCTCTCGCCCGCGCCCTGCGCTATCTGCTGCTGGGTGCCAGCCTGAGCCTGGGCAGCCTGGCCCGCGCCGAGGAAGCACCGACCCGGCACTACCAGATCGCACCGACCTCGCTGGAAAACGCCCTCAACCAGTTCGGCCGCCAGGCTGGCGTACTGGTTTCCTTCGGCTCCCAAGTCACCGGCGACCTGCAAAGCCACGGGCTGAAGGGTGACTACAGCCCCGCCGCCGGGCTCGCGGCCTTGCTCGAAGGCACCGGCCTGCAGGCCCGCGATGAAGGCAACAACGCCTTCAGCCTGCAACCGGCAACGGCTGCCGCCGCCCAGACAACACTGGAGCTGGGCACCTCGACCGTGGTGGGCGATTGGCTCGGATCCGCCGAACAGAGCAACGTCTTCGAGCATCCCGGTGCCCGTGACGTGATCCGTCGCGAAGAGTTCGAACGCCAGGGCGCCACCCAGGCCCGCGATGTGCTCAATCGCATTCCCGGCGTGAACGCGCCGGAGAACAACGGCACCGGCAGCCATGACATGGCGCTCAACTTCGGCATCCGCGGCCTCAACCCACGGCTGGCTTCACGCTCGACGGTGCTGATGGACGGCATCCCGGTGCCGTTCGCCCCCTACGGCCAGCCACAACTGTCCTTCGCGCCAGTGAGCATGGGCAACCTGGATGCCGTCGACGTCGTTCGCGGCGGCGGCGCGGTGCGCTACGGCCCGCAGAACGTCGGCGGCATCGTCAACTTCGTGACCCGCGCGATCCCGGAGACGCCGACGGTCAAGGGCGGTTTCCAGACCGAAGTCAGCCCGTCCTCGACCCAGGACGGCTTCAAGCGCACTGGCAACCTGCTGGCCGGCGGCACCGCCGACAACGGCCTCGGCGGCGCCCTGCTGTATTCCGGCACCCGTGGCAGTGACTGGCGCGAACACAGCGACACCGAGATCGACGACCTGATCCTCAAGGGCAAGTACCAGCTCGACGAGGCCAACAGCTTCACCGCCATGGCCCAGTACTACGAAGGCCAGGCCGACATGCCCGGCGGCCTGAGCAGTGCGGCCTACGCTGCCGATCCCTACCAGTCGACCCGCCTCAAGGACAGCTTCTGGGGTCGAAGGACGATGTTCGACTTCGGCTACCGCTA of the Pseudomonas vanderleydeniana genome contains:
- a CDS encoding sigma-70 family RNA polymerase sigma factor: MPHAHTVEVLYHAHHGWLTGWLRRRLGCPENAADLAQDTFIKLLAARETPQLVEPRAFLTTIAKRVLFNHYRRQDLERAYLETLAQFPQMLAPSEEEKAIILQTLVELDQLLDGLPRLVKRAFLLSQIDGLSQGAIALELGISIATVKRHLTKAAMRCYFAL
- a CDS encoding FecR domain-containing protein; its protein translation is MPGAANFSNQVAEQAVHWLMEVQDGPLDPRRQQALQQWLADHGEHQRAWEHIQRVNQRLRGLSSPLAHAALNAPRSHGRRQAFKLLLLLGTGSALGWGFREHNPLTPLLADYRTSVGQRRQVQLADGSQLQLNTDSAVDVRFDAGQRRVRLLEGQVLLTATADSRPLLLTTAQGKARMQQARIDVRQWRDHTQLAVLDGQVELRPGDWGGAPLLLPKNQQVRFNRQGWETPQPVEAGNSAWTEGMLVAAHMRLEDFLDELGRYRRGQLHCDPRVANLLISGSYPLDDSERILDLLEISLPIRVRRFTRYWLSIEARA